The window CCATTAGTGGGGATGTTAAAAGCAGTGGTAAAAAAGAAGAGGCTGATGATGGAATAGTGGAAGACACACTCAAAAACAGTGAGAGTATTAATGTTGGTGAAGATACACGTGACTCTCCAGAAGCTCAGCATGAAATCTCGGCTGCAGGTGAGAGTCCTTTGAACAGTAAAGTTTCTGATTCACCACCTAATACCCAGGCACCAGAAAGCAGCCTCAAGAAGCAGACAGTTCGGTTACATAAAAAACACTTATATCCCCTTTCTGTGCCGTCTCGTACTGCTGTTGATAAGAAAATTGTTTCTACAAAAAAGAAAGCTCCAGTGATTATACGAAATATATCAGAAATTGTAGCCAAAGAAAGTGACGATGATGTTGATTCAGAAAGTAAAGTTCATGCCAATAGCAGGTGTGAAGAAAGCTCTCATTCAAAAACTATTTACATATCTCAGAGTCCTAATCATgaagaattcaaagaaaataaacagttgaCATTAGTTAGTCATTCGGAAAATGCAAGCACTCTTGATAGGTCTGGTCCTTCAAAATTTAAGGGAAATTTTGTGACTGAGGATGAACCCTATAAAAAAGGTACTTTAACCCCCAGTGTGGGATCTTCACAGTCTTCACCTTATAATACACGTTATGCTCACTTGAAAATTGGAACAATATTTTCTGTTGCTAATAAATCTAGtggcatatcaagaaaaaaatatgataaagacaGTGCTAAAGTTGTGAAAAGTGatgcaaataaatattcaactgGTTTAAGGTGTGAAAACTTGAATGTTGTTGAAGAGAACAGTGATAATGGGGTATGCTTTTTGTGTGGGATTGCTTTTGATGATGATATGGGTATATCGCTTAGTGTTAAAAAGCCTCTTCCATTAAGCAATGTTGATGTTATTACACTTCTTGAGAGTTTTAGCATTTCATGTGCATCTGTGAAAGCTGAGAATTTAAATTTCGTtaatatatgtaatgtttgtCACACTTTAGTCATTGAAGGGGACTCATCTTATAAACATTTATTATCAGTTGCTTCAGAAATGAGAGAACAGTGGCCTTATCGAGCAATGAAAAGTAATCCTGTTTTTTCACTCAGTATCCCAGATAGTACTCTTAGTCAGTTTAATAGCCCTGATGGTGTATTGGAAAGTGTCACCACATCTGAGACGCAAGAGTCTAATCATTCAGAATATAGAAAAGTTAGGGGGAGAGTTGgcaggccaccaaaaataaaggTTAAGCAGGAAGATGACGATGATATGAACTGGAAACCTTCTCAAGTGAAATTGGAAAGAACGACCAGCACCGGCAGACGGGGAAGACCACCTAAGAGaaagctgaagagagagaaaagaggacgACCACGTAAAGTTATTGTCAAGGGAGAGGCTTCAGAGAACGAATCTTTTACTTGTGGATTGTGTAGTGAAGAGTTTATGGAGGAGAGTGAATGGGGTAATCATTATGAAAGTGTCCATAGTCCTCAGTTGAGATGGGTTAATTACAGGTCacagaagaaactgaaaaagttgattttatataatattcaggAAAGTTTCTTAAATGAAGATTTCAATGAGATCACATGCCATGCTTGTGACAGCAAGTTCTTTGAAAGACATGCATTCATTGAACACTTACGTTGTTTGCATAAGATGGTTATAGATGATGAATTTATTGctgcattatataaatatagtcaGGGACATATAGAAAACCCTGAGGAGTTGTTTGACAGTGACGTAGAAAAGGATATCAAAGCTGCTAGTGATGGAACCATCATAAAGATAGAGAGGGAATCTTTGGCCTTTCCAGGAAAACTTGAAAAGTCTTTGAAATGCAAAGTTTGCCACTTGACCTTGAATAGTGAGCAGGCACTGAAAGAGCATACAGATACTAATCATTTTTCTCTTGTTGTTATCGGCAACGATGACAGTCGAGAGGTTGTGCTTCCTGAAGAAAAGTCAGATGATGGGAAAATGGAAATTGTGAGTGAAAAATCTGAACAACTGGAGGTGACTTGCAAAGAAGATACTGAAAACGATGACAATATCTGTGAAGATTGTGATGAAATGTTTGATAGTCGCCATAAACTGTTAGAACATAAACTGAATATTCATGGGAGTAATGATGATAGAGGGCAGGAAAAGGGCTTGTTAAGATACGAGTGCGAAGTTTGTGGTCGGAGAATTTATGGGCTGGCTGCTCTCAAAGTGCACATGACAAAGGTGCATTATAAGACTGTGTCAAGCTTCAAGTTTAGTTGttggatgtgtgtatataaatctcAGTCAAGAAGTCAGTTGGGAAAGCACATGAGAATGAAACATGGTAAAGAGATCATGCCCTCAGTTCAGTGTGAAACTTGTGGAAAAATGTATGGCTCAAGTTACATTGCTAAACATATAGCTACCATGCATTCAACACATACAAGAAACTTTGGGTGCAATTTCTGTGATATGAAGTTTTATGACATGGCTGgattaaagtttcatatatatcatGAGCATGCAAATAAAGTTTGGAAGTGCAACAAGTGTCCAATGGAATTTAAAAAGTATCATCAGCTACGTCAGCATCGTATCTTTACTCACAGTACTAAAGTACATGCATGTATGGAGTGTCCAAAAACTTATAAGAGGAAGAGTGATTTAACAGAGCATGTAAAGAGACTTCACCTTCAAAGAGTAGTTTTATTGTGTCCACGTTGTCCCAAGCAGTATGTCAATCGCTTCAAATTGCGGAATCACCTGATGAAACATCATGATGTTCCCTGGGAAGACACTCTAGCAAGGAATTATGCTCGACATCAGCGTGCAAACAATTGCCGTAGAACAGAGGAAGGACTTTTGGAGGCTAATAAAGATCAGCAGCTGGAAGAAGACATTTTTATCCAAGAGTCCTATGATAATTTTGAAAGGCAGAAGGGCATGCAGGACATCAGCAATAATAGTGAAGAACAGGTAGAAGAACATGAGTACCGCGATCACTTCAACAGGCACAGCGAAGAACACGAGTACCATGTTCAGTATCGACAGAGTAACGATGGAATTTTGCATCAGCACCAGCAAAGAACTCATCACATAAGACccataaaaatggagagagatgATCATCCTGAGGAATATATTGAGATTATGGAGGCAACAGATACTTTCGCCAAGGATGGTGTAACTTATGTAATCATAGAGGAATCATAGACATTTTGATGCAGATTTAATGAGATGTAATATACTTTCATTCAATTAATTAATATAGATTATAGAAATATAGACattttttgttaagaaaatattcaattgAAAAAATTCAGCGATGAGTtgtcactttttatttatgtatgtattatatttatccTATATAGTTAGGTGTACGCATGTCATTTGtggcattaaatgaaaaaataaatttgataactgTGCTATATCCTCTTCTGAAGTACATCCTAAACCTTATCTTTTCATAAGATGTTGCTAAGAATGATCTGTGGAAAAGTAATCTTTTGAAGGAAATGCTTTCCATGTAAACTCGTTACCTGTAACTTACCCCAGACAACATTGTTTTctcaaaagaaagttaaaaaagtaactgaGCAGTTAAGCAACAGTTAGCTTTATACTTGCATCGTTTGGTCTTGTTGTCTCTAACAGCTAAATGGTGCCCATTTGTGGTGTTAACAACTAGGAGTGAGAAAAGAGGGATTAGGAAgagtgaatttcatacataatgTAATCAGTTTggatgaaaatgacaaattttgtaattaatttgtatttttcg of the Macrobrachium rosenbergii isolate ZJJX-2024 chromosome 49, ASM4041242v1, whole genome shotgun sequence genome contains:
- the LOC136832295 gene encoding PR domain zinc finger protein 15-like, which gives rise to MDSKEDTESSGNHPHDPLASADIDASSSSAENAQTNSTISGDVKSSGKKEEADDGIVEDTLKNSESINVGEDTRDSPEAQHEISAAGESPLNSKVSDSPPNTQAPESSLKKQTVRLHKKHLYPLSVPSRTAVDKKIVSTKKKAPVIIRNISEIVAKESDDDVDSESKVHANSRCEESSHSKTIYISQSPNHEEFKENKQLTLVSHSENASTLDRSGPSKFKGNFVTEDEPYKKGTLTPSVGSSQSSPYNTRYAHLKIGTIFSVANKSSGISRKKYDKDSAKVVKSDANKYSTGLRCENLNVVEENSDNGVCFLCGIAFDDDMGISLSVKKPLPLSNVDVITLLESFSISCASVKAENLNFVNICNVCHTLVIEGDSSYKHLLSVASEMREQWPYRAMKSNPVFSLSIPDSTLSQFNSPDGVLESVTTSETQESNHSEYRKVRGRVGRPPKIKVKQEDDDDMNWKPSQVKLERTTSTGRRGRPPKRKLKREKRGRPRKVIVKGEASENESFTCGLCSEEFMEESEWGNHYESVHSPQLRWVNYRSQKKLKKLILYNIQESFLNEDFNEITCHACDSKFFERHAFIEHLRCLHKMVIDDEFIAALYKYSQGHIENPEELFDSDVEKDIKAASDGTIIKIERESLAFPGKLEKSLKCKVCHLTLNSEQALKEHTDTNHFSLVVIGNDDSREVVLPEEKSDDGKMEIVSEKSEQLEVTCKEDTENDDNICEDCDEMFDSRHKLLEHKLNIHGSNDDRGQEKGLLRYECEVCGRRIYGLAALKVHMTKVHYKTVSSFKFSCWMCVYKSQSRSQLGKHMRMKHGKEIMPSVQCETCGKMYGSSYIAKHIATMHSTHTRNFGCNFCDMKFYDMAGLKFHIYHEHANKVWKCNKCPMEFKKYHQLRQHRIFTHSTKVHACMECPKTYKRKSDLTEHVKRLHLQRVVLLCPRCPKQYVNRFKLRNHLMKHHDVPWEDTLARNYARHQRANNCRRTEEGLLEANKDQQLEEDIFIQESYDNFERQKGMQDISNNSEEQVEEHEYRDHFNRHSEEHEYHVQYRQSNDGILHQHQQRTHHIRPIKMERDDHPEEYIEIMEATDTFAKDGVTYVIIEES